Part of the Sulfurovum sp. TSL6 genome, GTGATCAAACCTATGATCGCTGAAGGTAAAGAGACAACAGGTGCTATGGGTGATGACACTCCTATCGCAGCCTTCTCAACAGAACAGAGAAACTTTACGGATTTTTTCAAACAAAAATTTGCACAGGTTACCAATCCTCCTATTGACCCGATTCGTGAAAAAACGGTCATGAGCCTCAATACAGGTTTTGGTGAAGTCAGAAACGTGCTTGCAGATGATGCAGAACATGCAAAGAGATTGAAAACAGTACTTCCAATGATGTCTGCGGAAAAATTTCATATTCTTCAGGAGTTTGGAGATGAGGACAATGAGAAGTACGATCCTGCTTACAAAGTAGGTAAATATGATACAACCTATACGACAGACCTTAAAGCAAGTCTGGATGCTCTTGTTCAAAAGGTGATCACAGATGTAAGAGACAATGGTGTAAGAACGGTTATCCTGGATGACAGAAATCTGAATGAAAACACCAAAGTCATTCCTATGCTTATGGTGATAGGACGTTTGAGTCAAGCACTGTTAAATGCAAAACTCAGACACTTGACCAGTATGGTGGCTGCCACAGGTGAAGTATTTGACCCACACTCTGCAGCAACCATGATCGCCTATGGTGCAGCGGCTATCTTCCCTTATCTGCTTTACTATACAGTTGCGGAGCTTCATGAAGGTGATGAAGATCTTCAAGTCGTACTTAAAAGATTCAGAAGAGCGATGGGTGCAGGACTGATGAAGATCATGTCAAAGATGGGGATATCAACACTCTCTTCTTACCGAAACTCAAGACTCTTTGATGTGATCGGGTTGAGTCAAGAAATTGTACAAGATTGTTTTAGCGGTACAAGAGGACTACTGCCTGGTCTTGGCTATGAAGATATCGATGCACGTCTTACGGCTAATCATCAACGTGCTTTTACTTCTGATTTTGAGGGTCAGAAAAATGTACTCTACAAAGGTGGATATTATAAATATAAAAAAGGTGAAGAGTTCCATGATTTCTCTCGTCCTACGATTTCAGCTATTCAAAAATGTGCAGAGAGTGGGAGTAAAGAGGATTATGCCGAAGTACAAAGACTTGTAAACCATAGAGATAAAAAATTTATTCGTGACTTCTATACGCTTAAAAGTGATAGAGACTCTATCAGTATTGATGAAGTAGAACCACTCAGTGAGATCTTCAAGCGTTTCTCAACCGCGGCAATGTCTATGGGGTCTATTTCCCAAGAGGCACATGAGACACTTGCCGTTGCTATGAATACGATCGGTGGTAAATCCAACTCAGGTGAGGGAGGAGAGTCTCCTTCCCGTTATGGTACAGAGAAGAACTCGGCCATTAAACAGGTAGCATCAGGACGTTTTGGTGTAACACCAGAGTATCTACGTTCAGCAACAGAGTTACAGATCAAAGTGGCTCAAGGGGCAAAACCAGGTGAAGGCGGACAGCTTCCGGGTAGCAAAGTATCTCCACTTATCGCGGAGCTTAGATTTACAAAACCGGGTGTGACACTTATTTCACCTCCGCCACACCATGATATCTATTCTATTGAAGATCTGGCACAGCTTATTTTTGACTTGAAACAGGTCAATCCTCATGCTAAAGTGGCAGTAAAACTTGTTTCTACTGCTGGTGTAGGGACTATTGCAGCAGGTGTTGCAAAAGCATATGCTGATAAGATTATTATTTCTGGTAGTGATGGCGGTACGGGTGCTGCACCTATTGGGTCTATCAGGTTTGCAGGTAACCCTTGGGAGCTTGGACTGATAGAAGCGCATAATGCACTCAAAGCTAACAACCTGAGAGGTCAGGTCACTGTTGAGACAGACGGTGGGCTCAAAACCGGACTGGATGTTGTAAAGGCAGCGATACTCGGTGCAGAGCAGTATGCATTTGGTACAGGCGCCCTGGTTCTTGTCGGGTGTATTATGCTAAGAGTATGTCACCTCAATACCTGTGGTGTAGGGGTAGCGACGCAGGATGAACACTTACGTAAACGATTTACCGGTAATGTGCAAAAGGTGATTAATTACTTTACGCTTATGGCAGAAGAAGTGAGAGAGATCCTTGCAGAACTTGGATATCGTTCTCTTGAAGAGATTATTGGACAAAATCACTTACTTGATGTGATAGACGATGCGTTTGCCAAGAAGTTTAACTTTGAAGAGTTACTTTATAAACTTGATGGGGTCAATACATGTCAAGTACCGTTTAACGAACCATATGATCAAAATGAATTTGAAAAAGAGATCATTGAAGAACTTAGAGCGACGATTGAAGATCCATCTACGCCTATCGTGATCAATAGAAAGATAACAAACCTGAACAGAAGTTTTGCTACAAGAATTTCTGGTGAGATCGCTGCAATTCATGGAAATGCAGGATTGCCTGATGGTACGATCACGCTGAATATGAAAGGAACAACAGGACAATCTCTTGGTGCATTCATGAGTAAGGGTATCAACATTAATGTTGAAGGTGCCGGTAACGATTATATTGGTAAAGGTATGAACGGCGGTCAAATTGTGATCACTTCTGATAACGCGGGTAGCGAATTTGCACTTGGTGGTAACACTTGTCTGTACGGTGCGACGGGTGGAACACTGTATGTGCATGGTAAAGTAGGTGAGCGTTTCGGTGTTCGTAACTCTGGAGCTACAACGGTGGTAGAAGGTACAGGAGATCATCCTTGTGAATATATGACAGGTGGTACAGCGGTCATCCTTGGAACAACAGGTGTGAACTTTGGTGCAGGTATGACAGGCGGTAAAGCATTTGTCTATGATACCGAAGGTGGATTTTATGAAAAAGTGAATCTGGAGCTTGTTGAACCACTTCGTATCGATACAGATGAATGGGATACTGAAATGTTTGAGCTTAAAGCGCTTCTTAAAGATTATGCAGAAAAAACAGGATCCAAAAGAGCAGCCTATATTTTAGAACATTTCAGAACTGAGATCAGAAAGTTCTGGATGGTTGCACCAAGAGGGGTAAAACCAACGATAGCAGCTGAAAAAAGAGGCGAGTAAACTAAAAGTATGACAGATTTCATCAAAGCCTGTATACAAGCCAATGAAGAAATAGCAGAGGCAATGAAAGACGGCTTTGATACTTCCTGGTTTGAAAAGACCGAAGTCGGTGCTGGTGGTGACGTCAGTTCCAAACTTGATCTTTTTGCCGAAAAGATATTTGTAAAATACTTAGGTGACTTTGGACAGATAGAGTCTGAAGAGAGCGGTATTATAGGTGAGGGTGAAGAAAAGATCATCATTGATCCCATAGACGGTTCAGCCAATGCCCTTTCACTTTTCCCTTTTTACGGTACATCTGTTGCAAAAGTGAATGCTGAAGGTATTTTAGATGCTGCAGTGGTATGTAATCTTGCCAATAGAGATATTTTTTTTAAATCTTCTACCAGTGAAGTACAACAGGGCAAACTTTTTTCAAAAACATTTCATGACCCACACAGCAGTGAAAAGGCTGAAATCGGACTTTTTGAAAAAGCCTATGCAAACCCTGAACTGGTTGCAGCATTGGACAAAGAAAAGCTGAAGTTTAGATCACCTGGTGCTATAGCACTTTCATTGGCTTATGCCCATACAGTAAATTATGTACTTTTTATGGGAGAGTTTCGCATTTACGACTTTGCTGCAGGTTTGGCACTTTGTGAGGGTTTAGAAGTAATTGTTGAGGCGGATTATGTTATAGTATCGAAAGAAAAAAGCATAGCAAAGAAAATAGAAATATTAATAGATAAATTATAGGTATGCAGGAGTAAGAATGTTTGGAAATATTTTTAAAAAAGCCACAACAGCATCAACAACACAAGAGACACCTAATCAGTGGATAAAATGTCCAAAATGTACCTCTTTGATGTATTATAAAGAAGTAGAGGCCAAGCAAAATGTATGTCCTAAATGTAACCATCATTTTAGAATTTCTGCTGAAAAGCGTATAGCATCTATTGTAGATGAAGGATCTTTTGTAGAATGTGACAGTACTTTGGCACCTGTAGATCCATTGAAGTTTTCAGATAAAAAGACGTATAAAAAGCGTATAGAAGAAGCCAAAGATAAAACAGGTAAAAGTTCTTCTGTTATGAGCGGTTCTTGCACTATCGGTGGTCAACCCGTTGAAATAGCAGTATTTGATTTCTCATTCATGGGTGGTAGTTTGGGTTCAGTTGAAGGTGAAAAAATCGTTCGTGGTATCAACAGGGCTATAGAAAATGAGTGTGGATTTATCATCGTTTCTGCTTCTGGTGGTGCACGTATGCAAGAGAGTACTTACTCATTGCTACAAATGAGTAAAACATCTGCTGCACTCAATAGACTGCACCAAAAAGGTTTACCTTTTATCTCTATTTTGACAGATCCTACTATGGGAGGTGTCTCTGCATCATTTGCTATGTTGGGTGATATCATCATGGCTGAACCGGGAGCACTGATTGGATTTGCAGGTCAAAGGGTTATCAAGCAGACCGTGGGTGTTGATCTTCCAGAAGGTTTCCAACGTTCAGAATTCTTACTGGAGCATGGACTTATAGACATGATCGTAGATCGTCCTGATATGCATCAAACACTTTCTGACTTGTTTAAACTTTTTAACAAGAAGGCAAGTTAAAATATACGTATGATCTATGCACTTGTTGACAAAGAGACACTGAAGCAAAAAGGTGTCTCATTAAAAATACTTCTTCAACATATTTCCACTTTCCCCAATATACCTATACTCCAATACCGGAATAAACTGGCTTCACTGGAAGAAAAAAAAG contains:
- a CDS encoding inositol monophosphatase family protein — translated: MTDFIKACIQANEEIAEAMKDGFDTSWFEKTEVGAGGDVSSKLDLFAEKIFVKYLGDFGQIESEESGIIGEGEEKIIIDPIDGSANALSLFPFYGTSVAKVNAEGILDAAVVCNLANRDIFFKSSTSEVQQGKLFSKTFHDPHSSEKAEIGLFEKAYANPELVAALDKEKLKFRSPGAIALSLAYAHTVNYVLFMGEFRIYDFAAGLALCEGLEVIVEADYVIVSKEKSIAKKIEILIDKL
- the gltB gene encoding glutamate synthase large subunit, coding for MRDLFTSFKDNCGFGLLASIDNTPSHKNLEDAITSLSRMMHRGAIAADGKTGDGSGLLLSLPKSFFNKEAAADGVVLPETYAVAMVFSNNKTDFDVINRVCENNDLKVLYTRTVPVDTNALGEQALASLPMMKQVFVAPESAVAANRFEALVYLSRKEIEAELMEDPTFYIPSFSTSVISYKGLVMPTHIKEFYKDLDNKDFEISFCLFHQRFSTNTLPEWKLAQPFRMIAHNGEINSVTANRFNVAAKMAAVKSEVFTDEEMTRLTNVIQNDMSDSASLDNFMEFLRVNGVDFFKAARSLIPAPWHNAPHMDSDLRAFYEYASTCFEPWDGPAAVSMTDGRYIGCVLDRNGLRPSKYIRTKDNRLLISSEYGVLQIPEEDIVERGRLQSGEMMGIDLKHGKVLKTGDIDDYIKATYPYDKWLNQNMSYLQEHVPNTEVPKSSIEYGNMEERQRYFNYTLEVLREVIKPMIAEGKETTGAMGDDTPIAAFSTEQRNFTDFFKQKFAQVTNPPIDPIREKTVMSLNTGFGEVRNVLADDAEHAKRLKTVLPMMSAEKFHILQEFGDEDNEKYDPAYKVGKYDTTYTTDLKASLDALVQKVITDVRDNGVRTVILDDRNLNENTKVIPMLMVIGRLSQALLNAKLRHLTSMVAATGEVFDPHSAATMIAYGAAAIFPYLLYYTVAELHEGDEDLQVVLKRFRRAMGAGLMKIMSKMGISTLSSYRNSRLFDVIGLSQEIVQDCFSGTRGLLPGLGYEDIDARLTANHQRAFTSDFEGQKNVLYKGGYYKYKKGEEFHDFSRPTISAIQKCAESGSKEDYAEVQRLVNHRDKKFIRDFYTLKSDRDSISIDEVEPLSEIFKRFSTAAMSMGSISQEAHETLAVAMNTIGGKSNSGEGGESPSRYGTEKNSAIKQVASGRFGVTPEYLRSATELQIKVAQGAKPGEGGQLPGSKVSPLIAELRFTKPGVTLISPPPHHDIYSIEDLAQLIFDLKQVNPHAKVAVKLVSTAGVGTIAAGVAKAYADKIIISGSDGGTGAAPIGSIRFAGNPWELGLIEAHNALKANNLRGQVTVETDGGLKTGLDVVKAAILGAEQYAFGTGALVLVGCIMLRVCHLNTCGVGVATQDEHLRKRFTGNVQKVINYFTLMAEEVREILAELGYRSLEEIIGQNHLLDVIDDAFAKKFNFEELLYKLDGVNTCQVPFNEPYDQNEFEKEIIEELRATIEDPSTPIVINRKITNLNRSFATRISGEIAAIHGNAGLPDGTITLNMKGTTGQSLGAFMSKGININVEGAGNDYIGKGMNGGQIVITSDNAGSEFALGGNTCLYGATGGTLYVHGKVGERFGVRNSGATTVVEGTGDHPCEYMTGGTAVILGTTGVNFGAGMTGGKAFVYDTEGGFYEKVNLELVEPLRIDTDEWDTEMFELKALLKDYAEKTGSKRAAYILEHFRTEIRKFWMVAPRGVKPTIAAEKRGE
- the accD gene encoding acetyl-CoA carboxylase, carboxyltransferase subunit beta yields the protein MFGNIFKKATTASTTQETPNQWIKCPKCTSLMYYKEVEAKQNVCPKCNHHFRISAEKRIASIVDEGSFVECDSTLAPVDPLKFSDKKTYKKRIEEAKDKTGKSSSVMSGSCTIGGQPVEIAVFDFSFMGGSLGSVEGEKIVRGINRAIENECGFIIVSASGGARMQESTYSLLQMSKTSAALNRLHQKGLPFISILTDPTMGGVSASFAMLGDIIMAEPGALIGFAGQRVIKQTVGVDLPEGFQRSEFLLEHGLIDMIVDRPDMHQTLSDLFKLFNKKAS